One segment of Streptosporangium brasiliense DNA contains the following:
- a CDS encoding substrate-binding and VWA domain-containing protein, which produces MAYSPARPRWRILPYLLAVVLAIGLIAGLRWFFGREDPGSEPSACSGESVKIRVASSQDKIWILRGVAKDYSGRTVAGRCAEVVIDEANSGAAMRALARGWEERTDGSRPDVWAPAASAWVTLLRQQAAGADGTVPVPEGRPVPIVTAPLVFAMPKPMAEALGWPGKAIGWAELAELASDPKGWAKYGHPEWGQFKLGKTNPNYSTSGLNATIGAYFAATGTTSDLTAGDISDARTRDFVKGVEQSIVHYGDISMTFLGNLLRADDRGESMAYISAITIEENSVTDYNRGNPSGNPATLGKHAPPRTPLVAVNPKEGTLFSDHPYVPLTWMDPAKKAVADDFLNYLHSAPVQAEFQSYGYRGHDGKLGPRATKDNGVIPDAAVTTLNLPTPTVLDKVLRSWSELRKRANVLIVVDKSGSMEEEAPGTGESRLELAKKAAINALPQFRGDDKVGLWAFSTKQDGDRDYRELVPVDTVSKIGPALGDRLRELTAGGGTGLYDTTLAAVERMRGARDSGAINAVVFLTDGKNEKNGGIDLDNLLGKLSPDVRLFTIGYGEGADQGVLKQIAEATDGAAYDSSRADTIDQVFTSVISNF; this is translated from the coding sequence GTGGCGTACTCCCCCGCACGACCCCGCTGGCGGATTCTGCCCTACCTCCTCGCCGTGGTGCTGGCCATCGGGCTGATCGCCGGGCTGCGCTGGTTCTTCGGCCGGGAGGACCCGGGGAGCGAGCCGAGCGCCTGCTCGGGCGAGTCGGTGAAGATCCGGGTGGCGTCCTCCCAGGACAAGATCTGGATCCTGCGGGGGGTCGCGAAGGACTACAGCGGCAGGACCGTGGCCGGGCGCTGCGCCGAGGTCGTCATCGACGAGGCCAACTCGGGCGCCGCGATGCGGGCGCTGGCCAGGGGGTGGGAGGAGCGGACCGACGGCAGCCGGCCCGATGTCTGGGCCCCCGCCGCCTCCGCGTGGGTGACGCTGCTGCGCCAGCAGGCCGCGGGCGCCGACGGCACCGTGCCGGTCCCCGAGGGCAGGCCGGTGCCGATCGTGACCGCGCCGCTGGTCTTCGCGATGCCCAAGCCGATGGCCGAGGCCCTGGGCTGGCCGGGCAAGGCCATCGGCTGGGCGGAACTCGCCGAACTGGCGTCCGACCCCAAGGGCTGGGCGAAGTACGGTCACCCCGAGTGGGGCCAGTTCAAGCTCGGCAAGACCAACCCCAACTACTCGACCAGCGGCCTGAACGCCACCATCGGCGCCTACTTCGCCGCCACCGGCACCACCTCCGACCTGACCGCCGGTGACATCTCCGACGCCAGGACCCGCGACTTCGTCAAGGGCGTCGAGCAGTCGATCGTGCACTACGGCGACATCTCGATGACGTTCCTGGGCAACCTGCTCCGCGCCGACGACCGGGGCGAGTCCATGGCCTACATCTCCGCGATCACCATCGAGGAGAACTCCGTCACCGACTACAACCGGGGCAACCCCTCGGGCAACCCGGCCACGCTGGGCAAGCACGCCCCGCCGCGTACCCCGCTGGTGGCCGTCAACCCCAAGGAGGGGACGCTCTTCTCCGACCACCCCTACGTCCCGCTGACCTGGATGGACCCGGCCAAGAAGGCCGTCGCCGACGACTTCCTGAACTACCTGCACAGCGCCCCGGTGCAGGCGGAGTTCCAGTCGTACGGCTACCGCGGCCACGACGGCAAGCTCGGTCCCCGGGCCACCAAGGACAACGGCGTCATCCCCGACGCCGCCGTCACCACCCTCAACCTGCCCACCCCGACCGTCCTGGACAAGGTCCTGCGGAGCTGGTCGGAGCTGCGCAAACGGGCCAACGTGCTGATCGTGGTGGACAAGTCCGGCTCGATGGAGGAGGAGGCGCCGGGCACCGGCGAGAGCCGCCTGGAGCTGGCCAAGAAGGCCGCGATCAACGCGCTGCCGCAGTTCCGGGGGGACGACAAGGTCGGGCTGTGGGCCTTCTCCACCAAGCAGGACGGCGACAGGGACTACCGGGAGCTGGTCCCGGTCGACACGGTGTCGAAGATCGGCCCGGCGCTCGGCGACCGGCTCCGCGAGCTGACCGCCGGGGGCGGGACCGGGCTCTACGACACCACGCTCGCGGCCGTCGAGCGGATGCGCGGGGCCAGGGACAGCGGGGCGATCAACGCAGTGGTCTTCCTCACCGACGGCAAGAACGAGAAGAACGGCGGCATCGACCTGGACAACCTGCTGGGGAAGCTCAGCCCCGACGTGCGCCTGTTCACCATCGGCTACGGCGAGGGCGCCGACCAGGGCGTGCTCAAGCAGATCGCCGAGGCCACCGACGGAGCCGCCTACGACTCCTCCCGGGCCGACACCATCGACCAGGTCTTCACCAGTGTGATCTCCAACTTCTGA